In Thiospirochaeta perfilievii, a single window of DNA contains:
- a CDS encoding YkvA family protein has product MENEFDKEKQQDAVNDFKERMNEFKEEDVKSTAQDGELKFKRLWESIPKPLLDLWDDIKELISLLKDFASKRYTDIPLKSIIAIGAAVAYFVSPFDIIPDAIPIIGYLDDALVLKFAMDLIVDDLIQYKAWKAEKREED; this is encoded by the coding sequence ATGGAAAACGAATTTGACAAAGAAAAACAGCAAGACGCCGTAAATGACTTTAAAGAACGAATGAATGAGTTTAAAGAAGAGGATGTTAAATCTACTGCACAGGATGGAGAACTGAAATTCAAAAGACTTTGGGAATCAATTCCTAAACCTCTGCTTGATTTATGGGATGATATTAAAGAGCTAATTTCCCTATTAAAAGACTTTGCAAGTAAGAGGTATACAGATATTCCCCTAAAATCAATTATTGCAATAGGAGCAGCTGTCGCATATTTTGTATCACCTTTTGATATTATCCCTGATGCTATCCCTATTATTGGTTATTTAGATGATGCTTTAGTTCTTAAATTTGCAATGGATTTAATAGTTGACGATCTTATCCAGTACAAAGCATGGAAAGCAGAAAAAAGGGAAGAAGATTAA
- a CDS encoding JAB domain-containing protein, with protein MKYQIVIDRKSDEDLRIGHPREVFDVVKEFIDEKKNTLFVLLLDGASYLQKIHIMDVKELDPELPHIIFNLALLSKSSSIVTIHNRKSKISKPSIENIKIVEDLVMKWKFLKIEVLDHLLVSGTGYFSYAENNLSTLSKDDVWPYKMV; from the coding sequence ATGAAATATCAAATAGTTATAGACCGTAAATCAGATGAAGACTTAAGGATTGGACATCCAAGAGAAGTTTTTGACGTTGTAAAAGAGTTTATTGACGAAAAGAAAAATACCCTTTTTGTCCTATTATTAGATGGAGCAAGTTATCTACAGAAAATACATATTATGGATGTTAAAGAACTAGACCCGGAACTACCACATATAATATTTAACCTAGCTTTATTATCAAAATCATCATCTATAGTCACAATCCATAATCGGAAATCCAAAATATCAAAGCCTTCAATTGAAAATATAAAGATAGTTGAAGACTTAGTAATGAAATGGAAATTTTTAAAGATAGAGGTTCTAGATCATCTCCTAGTTTCAGGAACTGGTTATTTCAGTTATGCAGAAAATAATCTATCTACTCTAAGTAAAGATGATGTGTGGCCATACAAAATGGTTTAA
- a CDS encoding helix-turn-helix transcriptional regulator, which translates to MSENEVKLAERIANILYQLNSNTSVNVRALADEFNVSTKTIQTDLNKRLSIFGIEDDGKGNYWMDRRYQGILTMSDLKNFAVLSGVSEIFPDIDDYFIQDILEHKFKDSFLIKSPFKESTKDKRHEFNIISEAIEKHNHIRISYNDKRYTVEPYKLFNISGLWYVCCVDEGKLKTFRLIKIFKINQLGTTFIPDNSILEIIENSDSIWMGNNEDTTVKLRVVPEFCEYFLERIILPGQVEVIKEEDGSLTVILNVSFIDEIQALVKYWIPRLEVIEPLLLKESIDNELSLYLTK; encoded by the coding sequence ATGAGCGAAAATGAAGTAAAACTAGCAGAAAGAATAGCAAATATACTGTATCAGTTAAACAGTAATACCAGTGTTAATGTTCGTGCATTGGCAGATGAATTTAATGTTAGTACAAAAACTATCCAGACAGACCTAAATAAAAGATTGTCAATATTTGGCATTGAAGATGATGGGAAGGGTAACTACTGGATGGATAGAAGATATCAAGGAATACTTACAATGAGCGACCTTAAAAACTTTGCTGTATTATCCGGTGTTTCAGAAATCTTCCCAGATATAGATGACTATTTTATCCAGGATATACTAGAACACAAGTTCAAAGACTCATTTTTAATTAAATCCCCATTCAAAGAAAGCACTAAAGATAAAAGACATGAGTTTAATATAATTTCCGAAGCAATTGAAAAACATAATCATATTCGAATTAGTTACAACGATAAAAGATATACTGTAGAACCATATAAGTTATTTAATATTAGTGGATTATGGTATGTATGTTGTGTGGATGAGGGTAAACTTAAAACCTTCAGACTGATAAAAATATTTAAAATAAATCAGTTAGGAACTACATTTATTCCTGATAATTCTATTTTAGAAATAATTGAAAATAGTGATTCCATATGGATGGGAAATAATGAAGATACAACTGTAAAATTAAGAGTAGTACCAGAATTTTGTGAGTATTTTTTAGAAAGGATTATACTTCCAGGACAAGTAGAAGTTATCAAAGAAGAAGATGGATCTTTAACTGTTATCTTAAATGTCTCTTTTATAGACGAGATACAGGCATTGGTTAAATACTGGATTCCACGATTAGAAGTTATTGAACCTTTATTATTAAAAGAGAGTATTGATAATGAATTATCACTCTATTTAACAAAATAA
- a CDS encoding YkvA family protein, translating into MNKSPVDDFNDRMKDYKVEDVESTVKSSEEKFKNLNDFIPKPLLDLWDDIKALISLLNDYSHKRYTDISIKVIIAIGAGITYFVSPIDVIPDTLPVIGYLDDAIIIKLVLDLISVDFNKYKLWRRNKDV; encoded by the coding sequence ATGAATAAAAGTCCTGTGGATGATTTTAATGATAGAATGAAAGATTATAAAGTAGAAGATGTAGAATCAACAGTAAAAAGTAGTGAGGAGAAATTTAAAAATCTTAATGATTTTATCCCAAAACCTCTACTTGATCTTTGGGATGATATTAAAGCCCTGATATCCTTATTAAATGATTATTCCCATAAAAGATACACGGATATATCTATTAAGGTGATTATTGCAATTGGAGCTGGTATAACCTACTTTGTATCACCAATAGATGTAATTCCAGATACTCTACCTGTTATTGGTTACTTGGACGATGCAATAATTATCAAACTTGTTTTGGATCTTATATCAGTGGATTTTAATAAATACAAATTATGGAGAAGGAATAAAGATGTCTAA
- a CDS encoding 3'-5' exonuclease has protein sequence MADILENHIDDRDINTVDSFLLDKFKTIFPDYSLDPYYKVDIPLGDLVKLNEKELLVEIEDFLLAGNVTESEYVKTDGIIRSGMKIKGLKVAEREQVWSCFIKYIHELEDKKTVTFPYLRYKLLNYLLEHPGDKNIRDVQYMFVDEVQDMTPASLAALKELTIGIIVMAGDNNQKIFASTSPYKRAGINLHGSTFTLNENFRNTNQILNFANSFLKQHNDKIDLEVIDSYRDGPLPEVNVIKGSITKAITDQLRIYIDDLGYEKHNIAIIVNSLRDATTKKLLKALESENISYVDTSEANFDFSQENAVRITTLHSCKGLDFPVVLLSIPYIKEPKDYDSETNDEILRNLLYVAFTRAMDNLNIFIKDKPKGILKDIVDCYEEIKGRFI, from the coding sequence ATGGCAGATATTCTTGAAAATCATATAGATGATAGGGATATTAATACCGTAGACTCATTTTTACTTGATAAATTCAAAACAATATTTCCAGATTATTCATTGGATCCTTATTACAAAGTCGACATCCCATTAGGTGATCTGGTTAAGTTAAATGAAAAAGAGTTATTAGTAGAGATCGAGGATTTTCTATTAGCAGGAAATGTAACTGAATCAGAATATGTAAAAACTGATGGAATTATTCGTTCAGGTATGAAGATTAAAGGCCTAAAAGTAGCTGAAAGAGAACAAGTCTGGAGTTGTTTTATTAAATATATTCATGAGCTTGAGGATAAAAAAACTGTAACCTTCCCATATTTAAGATATAAACTTTTAAATTATTTATTAGAACACCCTGGGGATAAGAACATAAGAGATGTTCAATATATGTTTGTAGATGAAGTTCAGGATATGACACCAGCTTCCTTGGCAGCCCTAAAGGAGTTAACTATAGGAATTATTGTTATGGCCGGAGATAATAACCAGAAGATATTTGCATCAACATCCCCATATAAAAGAGCTGGAATAAATCTTCATGGAAGTACTTTCACTCTAAATGAAAATTTTAGAAATACTAATCAGATTTTAAACTTTGCAAACTCTTTTTTAAAACAACACAATGATAAAATTGATCTAGAGGTTATAGATTCCTATCGGGATGGACCACTACCTGAAGTTAATGTAATTAAAGGTAGTATTACTAAAGCCATAACTGATCAATTACGGATTTATATTGACGATTTAGGGTATGAAAAACATAATATTGCAATAATAGTTAATTCGTTAAGGGATGCAACAACAAAAAAACTTTTAAAGGCCCTTGAATCAGAAAATATTAGTTATGTAGATACATCAGAAGCTAATTTTGATTTCTCCCAGGAGAATGCTGTTAGAATTACAACTCTACACAGTTGTAAAGGGTTAGATTTTCCTGTTGTTTTACTCTCTATACCCTATATTAAAGAGCCCAAGGATTATGATTCAGAAACTAATGATGAAATATTACGTAATCTTTTATATGTGGCTTTTACAAGAGCAATGGATAATCTGAATATTTTTATTAAGGATAAACCTAAAGGTATATTAAAAGACATAGTAGATTGTTATGAAGAAATTAAAGGCAGGTTTATATGA
- a CDS encoding JAB domain-containing protein encodes MKYQIISERTEKYEVKVSYPTDLLPCLKRYRDLEKEHFIVATLNGAHEVISVRLITIGILNRTLIHPREVFRPAIADNSASIILVHNHPSGNIEPSEEDKLVTKRLVNAGDILGIKVLDHMIIGTKDYYSFAEGDSRYLEPNRDNY; translated from the coding sequence ATGAAATATCAAATCATTAGTGAAAGAACAGAAAAGTACGAAGTTAAGGTGTCTTACCCCACGGATTTATTGCCATGCCTAAAAAGGTATCGTGACCTGGAGAAAGAACATTTTATTGTAGCAACATTAAATGGAGCCCATGAAGTTATAAGTGTTCGTTTAATAACTATTGGAATTTTGAATAGAACCCTTATCCATCCTAGAGAGGTGTTTAGACCTGCTATTGCTGACAACTCAGCTTCTATAATTTTAGTTCATAACCACCCAAGCGGTAATATTGAACCAAGTGAGGAGGATAAACTTGTGACAAAGAGGCTTGTTAATGCAGGGGATATATTAGGTATCAAAGTATTAGATCACATGATTATAGGGACTAAGGATTATTACAGTTTCGCTGAAGGTGATAGTCGTTACCTAGAACCTAATAGAGATAACTATTAA
- a CDS encoding ParB/RepB/Spo0J family partition protein encodes MNAISILKEKIKPSFKPIKLKNNGYETISLEEIKTGTPFVDLFPINPETLKSITEDMVTNGFDVSQPVIIWKETNVLIDGHTRCEAAKNAGLKEVVVIYESFPDVDAALVYAYGLQFKRRNLTDADRFMFSETYVNNVGHGVKKTGRKKNELAEILSVSVGTAQKYITVITRGSDKTKESVCSGMLTINGAYKSLLNKEKQHSDKSNEKPRIANKVKDDFKVPGRGKGNSKSNNSTDYVEIEASVIQKKLDQWGEDLDVEMGNFFPFKERLLAVSEILPEGSLLKEYAQSLMDGGKVL; translated from the coding sequence ATGAATGCTATATCAATCTTAAAAGAAAAGATAAAACCGTCTTTCAAGCCTATTAAATTAAAAAATAATGGGTACGAGACAATAAGTTTAGAAGAAATTAAAACAGGTACACCGTTTGTTGACTTGTTTCCAATTAATCCTGAGACATTAAAATCCATTACTGAAGATATGGTAACTAATGGGTTTGATGTTTCACAACCAGTAATTATCTGGAAGGAGACCAATGTTTTAATCGATGGTCATACCAGATGTGAAGCAGCAAAAAATGCTGGTCTAAAAGAAGTAGTGGTTATATATGAATCATTTCCAGATGTTGATGCTGCACTTGTCTATGCCTACGGTCTTCAATTTAAAAGAAGAAACTTAACAGACGCTGATAGGTTCATGTTTTCAGAAACCTATGTGAACAACGTTGGTCACGGTGTAAAGAAGACCGGTAGAAAGAAAAATGAGTTAGCTGAGATCTTATCAGTATCAGTCGGGACTGCCCAGAAATATATCACTGTAATTACTAGAGGTTCAGATAAGACTAAGGAGTCTGTTTGTTCCGGGATGTTAACGATTAACGGTGCATATAAGTCCTTACTGAATAAGGAGAAACAACACTCAGATAAGTCTAATGAAAAGCCCCGAATAGCCAATAAAGTTAAGGATGATTTTAAGGTTCCGGGTAGGGGGAAAGGTAATTCTAAATCTAACAATAGTACGGACTATGTTGAGATAGAGGCATCTGTTATCCAGAAAAAGCTTGATCAATGGGGTGAAGATTTAGATGTTGAAATGGGTAATTTCTTTCCATTTAAGGAGAGGCTCTTAGCTGTTAGTGAAATCTTACCAGAGGGATCACTACTAAAAGAGTATGCACAAAGTCTAATGGATGGAGGTAAAGTGCTATGA
- a CDS encoding DUF6573 family protein has product MSDDLREFFGNNIFSYTRAMAIADGVLIDISDIAKEAGFKVPVAVTDTLYNSWIEPDQWSKNQGQSSSGRIWDILMHLHYASKSAKSDTVFINVVFASKDGSMTVKIKAVIGPGDTVDPVLTIMFPHED; this is encoded by the coding sequence ATGAGTGATGATTTAAGAGAGTTCTTTGGAAATAATATATTTTCATATACAAGAGCAATGGCTATAGCTGATGGGGTTCTAATAGATATATCAGATATTGCAAAAGAAGCAGGATTTAAAGTACCAGTAGCTGTTACTGATACTTTATATAATAGTTGGATTGAACCTGATCAATGGAGTAAAAACCAGGGTCAGAGCAGTTCCGGGAGGATCTGGGATATCTTAATGCATTTACATTATGCAAGTAAGAGTGCTAAAAGTGATACAGTCTTTATAAATGTAGTATTTGCCAGTAAAGATGGATCAATGACAGTTAAGATTAAAGCTGTTATTGGTCCTGGGGATACTGTTGATCCTGTGTTGACAATTATGTTTCCTCATGAGGATTAG
- a CDS encoding ArdC family protein, whose amino-acid sequence MSVYDMLNKIILDKLKEGVVPWKKLWKSKQGLPPISLTTGKVYSGINQIILSCLAMKYTENPFFLTYKQAEERGGYIKKREKGFPVVFFKMIDAKVDEEDKEKDKKKSRFVLRYFTVFNLDQCEDIKLSKKEIELLQSKEIEQKEFSPLERAENLLRNYKEMPDIQINVFSNPAYYRMFDVIKLPPKGQFETVEEFYSTWFHELIHSTGHKSRLDRLTNEDSIEFRAVEELIAEIGSAYLSYEAGIINEVVDNNSAYIDSWYKKISENSRLFTTATSKAEKAYKFVMDHSDVKPESIKTAS is encoded by the coding sequence ATGAGTGTTTACGATATGCTTAATAAAATAATCCTAGATAAATTAAAAGAAGGTGTCGTTCCATGGAAGAAATTATGGAAATCAAAACAGGGACTTCCTCCAATTAGTCTAACAACTGGTAAAGTCTACAGCGGTATAAATCAAATAATATTAAGTTGCCTTGCAATGAAGTACACCGAAAATCCGTTCTTCCTGACATACAAACAAGCTGAGGAGAGAGGTGGCTACATTAAGAAACGCGAGAAGGGGTTTCCAGTTGTCTTCTTTAAAATGATTGATGCTAAGGTTGATGAAGAAGATAAGGAGAAAGATAAAAAGAAGTCCCGGTTTGTACTCCGGTATTTTACTGTATTTAACCTTGATCAGTGTGAAGATATTAAGTTATCTAAAAAAGAAATCGAGTTGTTACAATCTAAGGAGATTGAACAGAAGGAATTCTCTCCACTTGAGAGGGCTGAAAATCTTTTAAGGAATTACAAAGAGATGCCTGATATCCAGATTAATGTTTTCAGCAATCCTGCTTACTACAGAATGTTTGATGTTATTAAACTTCCACCTAAAGGCCAATTTGAAACAGTAGAAGAATTTTACTCTACATGGTTCCATGAACTGATTCATTCAACAGGGCACAAGTCTAGGTTAGATAGATTAACAAATGAGGATTCAATTGAGTTCCGGGCTGTTGAAGAGTTAATAGCTGAGATAGGTAGTGCTTATCTATCCTATGAGGCCGGGATAATTAATGAAGTTGTTGATAATAATTCAGCCTATATTGATTCCTGGTATAAGAAGATATCTGAAAACAGCAGGTTATTTACTACTGCCACATCTAAAGCAGAGAAAGCCTATAAGTTTGTAATGGATCATTCTGATGTAAAACCAGAATCCATTAAAACAGCTTCGTAG
- a CDS encoding ATP-binding protein: MFNRASKKQSKLRLALFGPSGGGKTFTALRIATGIGGNIAVIDSEKGSASKYADRFNFDVAELPKPTIENYIKLIHEARNYNVLILDSLSHGWQELLEEVDRIAKSKYKGNTWSAWSEGTPKQTALINAILNFDGHIIATMRAKTEWTTERDGNGKVKPVRVSLAPSQGKGIEYEFDLLMQISTDHIGQVIKDRTGKYQDEIIDRPGEDFGKALKDWLSEGVHQELKPIKLKAVNNVGHDPKEHLFPITSDAHHELNKLMKESKDLFSNTHFQWIIDQIKNDTTGNKVLEMNEHVLSVIASIEVKVV; encoded by the coding sequence ATGTTTAATAGAGCATCAAAGAAACAAAGTAAATTAAGATTAGCACTGTTTGGACCATCCGGTGGTGGAAAGACATTTACAGCTTTAAGAATAGCCACTGGAATAGGCGGTAATATAGCAGTAATTGACAGTGAGAAGGGCAGTGCCAGTAAGTACGCTGATAGGTTCAATTTCGACGTTGCAGAGCTACCAAAACCCACAATTGAGAACTATATTAAGCTGATTCATGAAGCCCGGAACTACAATGTATTAATTCTTGATTCACTATCCCACGGTTGGCAGGAACTACTAGAAGAAGTGGATAGAATTGCAAAATCTAAATACAAAGGTAACACCTGGAGCGCATGGAGTGAGGGAACACCAAAACAGACTGCTTTAATAAATGCAATCTTGAACTTTGATGGTCATATTATTGCCACAATGAGGGCAAAGACTGAATGGACAACAGAGAGAGATGGTAATGGTAAAGTTAAACCGGTTCGGGTAAGCCTTGCCCCTTCCCAGGGTAAAGGTATCGAATACGAGTTTGATTTACTTATGCAGATATCTACAGACCACATAGGTCAGGTTATTAAGGATCGAACTGGTAAATATCAGGATGAAATAATTGATAGACCTGGAGAAGATTTTGGTAAAGCTTTAAAAGATTGGTTATCTGAAGGGGTTCATCAAGAACTTAAACCAATAAAACTAAAAGCCGTGAACAACGTTGGTCATGATCCTAAAGAACACTTATTTCCTATAACAAGTGATGCCCATCATGAACTTAATAAGTTAATGAAAGAGAGCAAGGATCTTTTCAGTAATACTCATTTTCAATGGATAATTGACCAAATAAAAAATGATACAACTGGAAACAAAGTTCTAGAAATGAATGAGCATGTTTTAAGTGTCATAGCAAGTATAGAAGTCAAAGTCGTTTAA